One window from the genome of Lentibacillus daqui encodes:
- a CDS encoding S8 family serine peptidase, translated as MHKLFAILTIMFIFMVSWQTNVPAHPGNEHDEKSRFHDHDDDKTSIIIEVNGDAAKHKKYIETYYPSVEVVATYKKLFHGLALRADPKKLSKMNSLDFIKAVHPVTTYETNDLSVKNHSEKHVSLKDRFLNFSKKPDHDKDNQNINDDTLKNIDTNAVLPGDLNDTSYTGKGVTVGIIDTGIDYHHPDLKSNYKKGYDMVDLDDDPMETIPSQGMPTFHGTHVAGIIAADGELKGVAPDAEIHAYRALGPGGQGTSIQVIAALEQAVDDGVDIVNLSLGNTVNGPDYPTSIAVNRAVEHGVAVVIANGNSGPDHWTVGSPATASKALSVGALSMPQSLPFLYEPTEDQSLSMMPMLGSPTWGLDTDYPVALMTGKDDNVRGKIALMKRGKIPFYKKAKMAEEAGAEAVIIYNNEKGSFQGSVENDQDPVGIPVATVTQQTGEWLRSKMPKDRLYLETKYQETGEMVADFSSRGPVTVDWDIKPEVIAPGANILSTVPDGYRELQGTSMAAPHVTGALALLKEAHPDWSVAKLEGALKTTALPLEQKDKLADPIEQGMGQIQPDQAINTGTIIDNPLLSFGKITGQSRDKTVNLVIENTTDQEQSYSFDIPKAEKGLHFQLPQTFAVQPHDRKKVQVKLGVTSHLLDKGVYQGWLTLRQGKQAYHLPYLFVNQSADYPKAMGFDLTLKPLSEDSYKYQLYVTDPAKRVEVQLYDAGTLLYDRPFITIDEPKVGVNEGEMTKRDLGKPGTYKALITVEMENGEYESYETELEIGEK; from the coding sequence ATGCACAAACTATTTGCCATCCTGACGATTATGTTCATCTTCATGGTGTCCTGGCAAACCAATGTACCGGCACATCCTGGTAATGAACATGATGAAAAATCACGCTTTCACGATCATGATGATGATAAAACATCAATCATTATCGAAGTGAACGGGGATGCGGCTAAACACAAAAAGTATATTGAAACATATTATCCTTCCGTTGAAGTGGTTGCTACATATAAGAAGCTTTTTCATGGATTGGCACTCCGAGCTGATCCGAAAAAGCTTTCGAAAATGAATTCACTTGATTTTATAAAAGCGGTTCATCCGGTTACGACATACGAGACGAATGATTTATCAGTGAAAAATCACTCGGAAAAACATGTATCATTAAAAGATAGATTTTTGAATTTTAGCAAGAAGCCTGACCATGATAAAGATAATCAGAACATAAATGATGACACATTAAAAAATATCGATACAAATGCTGTTCTGCCTGGTGACCTTAACGATACATCTTATACAGGTAAAGGAGTGACGGTCGGTATTATTGATACAGGGATAGACTACCATCATCCAGATTTAAAAAGTAATTATAAAAAAGGGTACGACATGGTTGATTTGGATGATGATCCCATGGAGACGATTCCTTCACAGGGGATGCCAACTTTTCATGGAACGCATGTTGCTGGGATTATTGCAGCGGATGGCGAATTAAAAGGAGTGGCGCCGGATGCTGAGATTCATGCGTACCGGGCATTGGGACCAGGTGGACAAGGGACCTCGATTCAGGTAATTGCGGCACTGGAACAGGCGGTGGATGATGGAGTAGACATTGTCAATTTATCATTGGGAAACACGGTAAATGGTCCGGATTATCCGACGAGCATTGCTGTTAATCGCGCTGTTGAACATGGGGTTGCAGTTGTGATTGCAAATGGTAACAGCGGCCCGGATCATTGGACAGTCGGATCTCCGGCAACCGCTAGCAAAGCACTGTCTGTCGGTGCGTTGTCTATGCCGCAATCATTGCCATTTTTGTATGAACCAACGGAAGATCAATCATTGTCGATGATGCCGATGCTTGGCTCACCAACATGGGGTTTGGATACTGATTATCCGGTTGCTCTGATGACGGGGAAAGACGATAACGTTCGGGGCAAAATCGCCTTGATGAAACGTGGCAAGATTCCATTTTACAAAAAAGCAAAAATGGCTGAAGAAGCGGGGGCTGAAGCAGTCATCATTTATAATAATGAAAAAGGGTCTTTCCAAGGTTCGGTGGAAAATGACCAAGACCCGGTAGGTATTCCGGTTGCTACTGTTACACAACAGACAGGAGAATGGTTACGGTCTAAAATGCCAAAAGATCGGCTGTATCTGGAAACGAAATATCAAGAAACCGGGGAAATGGTCGCTGATTTTAGTTCGCGTGGGCCGGTAACTGTTGATTGGGATATTAAACCGGAAGTCATCGCCCCGGGCGCAAATATTTTAAGCACAGTACCGGATGGGTATCGTGAATTACAGGGGACGAGCATGGCAGCACCACATGTGACCGGTGCGCTTGCCCTATTGAAGGAAGCACATCCTGATTGGTCGGTTGCCAAATTGGAAGGAGCACTGAAGACAACCGCCCTGCCACTGGAACAAAAAGATAAATTAGCTGATCCAATCGAACAGGGAATGGGACAAATTCAGCCCGATCAAGCCATTAACACGGGTACTATTATTGATAATCCGTTATTGTCGTTTGGGAAAATAACCGGTCAGAGCCGGGATAAGACGGTTAATCTTGTTATCGAAAACACGACAGATCAAGAGCAAAGTTATTCGTTTGATATCCCCAAGGCGGAAAAAGGACTGCATTTTCAACTGCCGCAAACGTTTGCCGTTCAACCGCACGACCGCAAAAAGGTGCAGGTGAAATTGGGTGTTACAAGTCATTTGCTGGACAAAGGTGTCTATCAAGGCTGGCTAACGTTGCGTCAAGGAAAACAAGCTTATCATCTGCCATATCTTTTCGTGAATCAATCGGCTGATTATCCAAAAGCAATGGGATTTGATTTAACGTTGAAGCCACTTTCGGAGGATAGTTACAAGTATCAATTGTATGTCACTGATCCGGCGAAACGGGTGGAGGTACAGCTATATGATGCTGGAACATTGTTATACGATCGCCCCTTTATCACTATTGATGAACCTAAAGTAGGGGTAAATGAAGGCGAAATGACCAAGCGCGATCTTGGTAAACCAGGGACATATAAAGCGTTAATCACCGTAGAAATGGAAAATGGCGAATATGAAAGCTATGAGACGGAATTGGAAATTGGAGAAAAATGA
- the atpE gene encoding F0F1 ATP synthase subunit C, translating into MSLGVLAAALAVGLAAIGAGIGNGLIFSRTVEGIARQPELRGQLQTTAFIGAGLVEVVPILAVVIAFIVMGQ; encoded by the coding sequence ATGAGTTTAGGTGTTTTAGCAGCTGCACTTGCAGTAGGATTAGCCGCAATCGGTGCTGGTATTGGTAACGGTCTTATCTTTAGTCGTACAGTAGAAGGAATTGCACGTCAACCGGAACTAAGAGGTCAACTGCAAACTACGGCATTTATTGGTGCTGGTTTGGTTGAGGTTGTACCGATCCTGGCAGTGGTTATCGCATTTATCGTAATGGGTCAATAG
- a CDS encoding ATP synthase subunit I, whose protein sequence is MSQYQKMIARERKWMFYLLAIWVLGAGFTPIPRVFLGLLLGSAVSLYNLWLLQRRMDAIGEAIVKKQKIRDISFLSRLAAVGIAIMIALHYDAYFNIIAVIIGIMTSYIVIMIDFFVSEFGK, encoded by the coding sequence ATGTCACAATATCAAAAGATGATAGCCAGAGAACGAAAATGGATGTTTTATCTTCTCGCCATCTGGGTGCTGGGAGCTGGATTCACACCAATCCCCAGGGTTTTTCTCGGTCTTCTTTTAGGGAGTGCAGTGAGTTTGTATAACCTATGGCTCTTACAAAGAAGAATGGATGCAATTGGTGAGGCCATTGTCAAGAAGCAAAAAATAAGGGATATAAGTTTTTTGTCCAGACTTGCTGCTGTGGGAATCGCAATAATGATTGCACTTCACTATGATGCATATTTCAACATTATTGCAGTGATCATTGGAATAATGACATCTTATATTGTCATTATGATAGATTTTTTTGTTTCCGAATTTGGGAAGTAA
- the atpD gene encoding F0F1 ATP synthase subunit beta, which yields MSKGYVTQVMGPVVDVRFDDDNLPDILNALQIDYKAEDDSHVSIDLTLEVALHLGDNAVRTIAMSSTDGVMRGMEVQDLGGPISVPVGDATLGRVFNVLGDHIDLDEPLDKGIRRDPIHRDSPKFEDLATDTEILETGIKVVDLLAPYIKGGKIGLFGGAGVGKTVLIQELINNIAQEHGGISVFAGVGERTREGNDLYYEMKDSGVIAKTAMVFGQMNEPPGARMRVALTGLTMAEYFRDEQGQDVLLFIDNIFRFTQAGSEVSALLGRMPSAVGYQPTLATEMGQLQERITSTNKGSVTSIQAIYVPADDYTDPAPATTFAHLDATTNLDRGLSEQGIYPAVDPLASTSRALDPDIVGNEHYEVAREVQQTLQRYKELQDIIAILGMDELSDEDKLTVARARRIQFFLSQNFHVAEQFTGQKGSYVPVKETVKDFREILDGKYDDLPEDAFRLVGRIEEVVEKAKAMEQ from the coding sequence ATGTCGAAAGGTTACGTTACACAAGTCATGGGACCAGTTGTCGATGTACGCTTTGATGACGACAATCTCCCTGATATTTTAAATGCGTTGCAGATCGATTATAAAGCTGAAGACGATTCACATGTAAGTATTGATCTTACATTGGAAGTAGCGCTTCATCTTGGTGACAATGCAGTAAGAACCATTGCCATGTCATCAACAGACGGTGTCATGCGTGGTATGGAAGTACAAGATTTGGGCGGTCCAATATCGGTGCCGGTTGGGGATGCTACCCTTGGCCGTGTATTTAATGTACTTGGTGATCATATCGACTTGGATGAGCCATTGGATAAAGGGATTCGTAGGGATCCGATCCACCGGGATTCACCAAAATTTGAAGATCTTGCAACAGATACAGAAATTTTGGAAACGGGAATTAAAGTTGTAGACCTGCTTGCACCATATATCAAGGGTGGTAAAATCGGCTTGTTTGGTGGTGCCGGTGTAGGGAAAACGGTATTAATCCAAGAGTTAATTAATAACATTGCCCAAGAGCATGGTGGTATTTCCGTATTTGCCGGTGTTGGTGAACGGACACGTGAAGGGAACGACCTTTACTATGAAATGAAAGATTCTGGTGTTATCGCAAAAACTGCGATGGTATTCGGACAAATGAACGAGCCACCAGGAGCACGGATGCGGGTGGCATTGACCGGATTGACCATGGCGGAATATTTCCGTGATGAGCAAGGTCAGGACGTGCTATTATTTATCGATAATATTTTCCGTTTTACCCAAGCAGGATCTGAAGTTTCCGCATTGCTTGGCCGGATGCCATCTGCGGTTGGTTATCAGCCAACACTGGCAACAGAAATGGGTCAATTGCAGGAACGGATTACTTCGACAAATAAAGGATCGGTAACCTCGATCCAAGCCATTTATGTACCAGCAGATGACTATACTGACCCGGCACCTGCGACAACATTTGCACACTTGGATGCGACGACCAACCTTGATCGTGGGTTATCCGAGCAAGGTATTTACCCGGCAGTAGATCCATTAGCATCTACATCACGTGCATTGGATCCGGATATTGTTGGAAACGAACATTACGAAGTTGCTCGTGAAGTTCAACAAACACTGCAACGTTATAAAGAATTGCAAGATATTATTGCTATTCTTGGTATGGATGAACTTTCTGATGAAGATAAATTGACAGTAGCACGCGCACGTCGTATTCAATTCTTCTTATCACAAAACTTCCATGTTGCGGAACAGTTTACGGGACAGAAAGGCTCATATGTTCCAGTTAAAGAAACAGTCAAAGACTTCCGTGAAATCCTGGATGGAAAATATGATGACTTGCCTGAAGATGCGTTCCGTTTGGTTGGACGAATTGAAGAGGTAGTTGAAAAAGCGAAAGCAATGGAACAATAA
- the atpG gene encoding ATP synthase F1 subunit gamma, with amino-acid sequence MASLRDIKHRIDSTKNMNKITGAMEMVSASKLTRAEQNARSFVPYSEKIQEVVASIATNNTSVEHPMLQSRDVKKTGYLVITSDRGLAGAYNSNVLRELHQTIAKRHQSEDEYAIIVAGRIGYDFFKNRNIPVVKSILGLADQPNFADIKALASETVNMFIDGEIDELNLFYNHFVSRISQQVTAKKLLPLTDIQSESQIKSAYEYEPSEEAILDVLLPQYAESLIYGALLDGKASEHAARMNAMRNAKDNAKDIIDDLSLTYNRARQAAITQEITEIVGGAAALE; translated from the coding sequence TTGGCATCACTTAGAGATATTAAACATCGGATTGATTCCACGAAGAACATGAATAAAATTACCGGGGCAATGGAAATGGTATCCGCCTCTAAATTGACCCGTGCCGAACAAAATGCACGCTCGTTTGTACCTTATAGTGAAAAGATTCAGGAAGTCGTAGCTAGTATTGCAACAAACAACACAAGTGTAGAGCATCCGATGTTGCAATCGCGCGATGTAAAAAAGACCGGGTACCTTGTTATTACGTCGGACCGTGGGCTGGCAGGTGCATATAACAGTAATGTTTTACGGGAGTTACATCAAACAATTGCCAAACGTCATCAATCGGAGGATGAATATGCGATTATCGTTGCCGGACGCATTGGCTACGATTTTTTCAAAAACCGGAACATTCCGGTGGTAAAAAGTATTCTCGGGCTTGCTGATCAGCCGAATTTTGCTGACATTAAGGCATTGGCAAGTGAGACGGTTAACATGTTTATCGACGGGGAAATCGATGAATTGAATTTATTTTACAATCATTTTGTCAGCAGAATCTCTCAGCAGGTGACAGCGAAGAAGCTTTTACCATTAACGGATATCCAATCAGAATCGCAAATAAAAAGCGCTTATGAATACGAACCAAGTGAAGAAGCAATTTTAGATGTGCTTTTGCCACAGTATGCAGAAAGCCTGATTTATGGTGCATTATTGGATGGAAAAGCTAGTGAACATGCTGCAAGGATGAATGCAATGCGGAATGCAAAAGATAACGCAAAAGATATTATTGATGATTTATCATTAACTTATAACCGTGCACGCCAGGCAGCCATCACACAGGAAATCACGGAAATTGTCGGCGGTGCAGCTGCTTTGGAATAG
- the atpF gene encoding F0F1 ATP synthase subunit B — MQAFTGVSTIHAAIGGLNVGDMIVQLVAFIILLLLLRKFAWRPLMNIMQKREEYVVSEIEAAEKSRAEAERAQEEATKQLKQTKQEAQSIIEDAKKLGSKQEQEIIDTAKQEAERIKQAAQEEIQNEKEKAIQALQDKVASLSVLIASKVIEKEISESDQEKLINDYIKEAGEER; from the coding sequence GTGCAAGCATTCACTGGGGTTTCTACCATTCATGCGGCAATCGGCGGATTAAATGTTGGCGATATGATTGTGCAATTAGTGGCTTTTATTATTTTACTCCTATTACTGCGCAAGTTTGCTTGGAGACCATTAATGAACATCATGCAAAAGCGTGAAGAATATGTGGTATCTGAAATTGAAGCTGCTGAGAAGAGTCGTGCCGAGGCAGAACGTGCACAAGAAGAAGCAACCAAACAGTTGAAACAAACCAAGCAAGAGGCACAATCGATCATTGAAGATGCAAAAAAGCTTGGCTCAAAACAAGAACAAGAGATTATCGATACTGCTAAACAAGAGGCAGAGCGAATCAAACAAGCTGCACAAGAAGAAATTCAAAACGAGAAAGAAAAGGCCATCCAGGCACTGCAAGATAAAGTGGCATCATTATCAGTACTGATTGCAAGTAAGGTAATTGAAAAGGAAATTAGTGAAAGCGACCAGGAGAAACTGATCAATGACTATATCAAAGAGGCAGGAGAAGAGCGATGA
- a CDS encoding DUF1146 family protein, whose amino-acid sequence MFSIGQLAVVSIISHLIFIFITWKVVQTINFDPLIRKGKVTEARVLLLFITIVIGTGVSRFFLEILQWSQDLLYLF is encoded by the coding sequence ATGTTTTCAATTGGACAACTCGCGGTAGTCAGCATTATATCGCATTTGATTTTTATCTTTATCACGTGGAAGGTTGTACAGACGATAAATTTTGACCCGCTGATTCGTAAAGGAAAAGTCACAGAGGCAAGAGTGTTACTATTATTCATAACAATTGTCATAGGCACTGGAGTCAGCCGCTTCTTCCTGGAGATTCTTCAGTGGTCACAAGATCTATTGTACCTCTTTTAA
- a CDS encoding F0F1 ATP synthase subunit delta, whose product MSESVVAKRYADALFQLGNEKKVLDKLVDEFLVVKEVFQANKKLVTFLEHPRVDNAKKKQFLGEVFQGLSNDVVNTLKMLVERHRIEIIPSVIDHLSQLANDVKGIAVANVYSVRALSDAELKQLEQTFAKRLNKTAVKLENKVDPSLIGGIKIRMGNTIFDGSVSGKLKRIERRIVTANK is encoded by the coding sequence ATGAGTGAGTCAGTAGTGGCTAAAAGATATGCAGATGCTCTTTTTCAACTCGGAAACGAAAAGAAAGTACTGGATAAACTAGTGGATGAATTTCTTGTTGTGAAAGAAGTTTTTCAGGCAAATAAAAAGTTGGTTACATTCCTGGAGCATCCTCGCGTTGATAATGCGAAAAAGAAACAATTCCTGGGCGAAGTGTTTCAAGGTCTGTCAAACGATGTTGTAAACACATTGAAAATGCTGGTTGAGCGTCATCGTATAGAGATCATTCCATCCGTTATTGATCATTTAAGCCAGTTGGCAAATGATGTGAAAGGAATTGCAGTAGCGAATGTCTATTCCGTTCGTGCATTATCAGATGCCGAATTGAAACAACTTGAACAAACATTTGCCAAGCGATTAAATAAAACAGCTGTCAAACTTGAAAATAAAGTAGATCCTTCCCTGATCGGAGGCATAAAAATCCGGATGGGGAACACGATTTTTGATGGTTCCGTCAGTGGAAAACTGAAACGCATCGAACGGCGTATTGTAACTGCAAACAAATGA
- the atpB gene encoding F0F1 ATP synthase subunit A, producing MDHEAPIVENVFGISWLDFNLSNVMTIIIASAITFIVFTLAARNLKMKPTKVQNFIEWIVDFVKGMVTDTMDWKTGKTFLPLALTLITYIFVSNIMGVATMMTFGHDLWWKSPTSDAGVTLTLSVMIILLTNFYGIKVRGGKEYASDFFKPFPIFFPIKLIEEFANSLTLGLRLFGNIYAGEVLLALLAGLMTTGVGGAILGIIPMLAWQGFSIFVGGIQAFIFTLLTLVYMSHKVTSEH from the coding sequence GTGGATCATGAAGCACCGATAGTAGAGAATGTATTTGGAATATCCTGGCTTGATTTTAATTTATCTAATGTAATGACGATCATTATAGCATCGGCGATTACGTTTATTGTCTTTACGCTTGCTGCAAGAAACTTAAAAATGAAACCAACAAAAGTGCAGAATTTTATTGAATGGATTGTTGATTTTGTTAAGGGTATGGTCACCGATACAATGGATTGGAAAACAGGAAAGACATTCTTACCACTTGCTTTGACATTAATTACTTATATTTTTGTCAGTAACATAATGGGAGTTGCTACCATGATGACATTTGGACATGACCTATGGTGGAAATCACCTACTTCAGATGCAGGGGTAACACTTACATTATCCGTAATGATTATCTTGCTGACAAACTTCTATGGAATAAAGGTTCGGGGTGGAAAAGAGTATGCAAGTGACTTCTTTAAACCGTTTCCGATATTCTTCCCAATTAAGTTAATAGAAGAATTTGCGAACTCCCTTACATTAGGACTTCGTTTGTTTGGAAACATTTATGCTGGTGAGGTTCTATTAGCCCTCTTGGCCGGGCTCATGACAACAGGTGTTGGAGGAGCAATTCTTGGCATTATACCGATGCTCGCATGGCAAGGATTTAGTATATTTGTCGGGGGTATCCAGGCGTTCATTTTTACATTATTAACGCTAGTTTACATGTCCCATAAAGTAACTAGTGAACATTAA
- the atpA gene encoding F0F1 ATP synthase subunit alpha: MSIKAEEISTLIKQQIEDFDAQIEVSDVGTVIEIGDGIARAHGLDNCMAGELIEFSNGVMGMAQNLEEGNVGIVILGPYSDIKEGDEVRRTGRIMQVPVGEELLGRVVNPLGQPIDGKGSVGTTKTRPIESPAPGVMARKSVDEPLQTGIKAIDALVPIGRGQRELIIGDRQTGKTTIAVDTIINQKDEDMICIYVAIGQKESTVRGTVETFRRYGVLDKTIVVSAGAAEPAPLLYLAPYAGVSMGEEFMYNGKHVLVVYDDLTKQAAAYRELSLLLRRPPGREAFPGDVFYLHSRLLERAAKLNDDLGGGSLTALPFVETQAGDIGAYIPTNVISITDGQIFLQSDLFFSGVRPAINPGLSVSRVGGSAQIKAMKKVAGTLRLDLASFRELESFAQFGSDLDKATKAKLDRGERTVEVLKQGLHKPLAVEKQVMIIYALTKGFLDDIPVEDVTRFEEEFHLWLDENRKELLSAIHDTGKQQDTEAMNDAVESFKKTFLPSDK, translated from the coding sequence ATGAGCATCAAGGCTGAAGAAATCAGTACACTGATCAAACAGCAAATTGAAGATTTCGACGCACAAATTGAAGTAAGTGATGTCGGAACCGTCATTGAAATTGGGGACGGGATTGCCCGGGCTCACGGACTGGATAATTGTATGGCCGGAGAGCTGATTGAATTCTCCAATGGTGTCATGGGTATGGCACAAAACCTGGAAGAAGGTAATGTCGGGATTGTTATCCTGGGTCCATATTCAGATATTAAAGAAGGCGATGAGGTTCGTCGTACAGGCAGAATTATGCAAGTACCGGTTGGAGAGGAATTGTTGGGACGCGTGGTGAATCCATTAGGTCAACCAATAGATGGTAAAGGATCGGTGGGAACAACCAAAACCCGCCCAATTGAATCACCGGCGCCGGGGGTAATGGCACGTAAATCTGTTGATGAGCCTTTACAAACAGGGATTAAGGCAATTGACGCACTGGTACCGATCGGACGCGGGCAGCGTGAATTGATTATCGGCGACCGGCAAACAGGTAAAACAACGATTGCGGTTGATACGATTATTAATCAAAAAGATGAAGACATGATTTGTATTTATGTTGCAATTGGACAAAAAGAATCGACAGTTCGTGGAACAGTTGAAACATTCCGCCGCTATGGTGTGTTGGATAAAACTATTGTCGTTTCTGCAGGGGCAGCAGAGCCCGCTCCACTACTATACCTTGCTCCGTATGCGGGTGTATCCATGGGTGAAGAATTTATGTATAACGGCAAGCATGTATTGGTCGTATACGATGACCTTACCAAACAGGCAGCTGCATATCGTGAACTGTCACTGCTTTTACGTCGTCCACCAGGCCGTGAAGCATTCCCAGGGGATGTATTCTACCTGCATTCCCGCTTACTGGAACGCGCCGCCAAATTAAATGACGATCTGGGTGGCGGATCGTTAACAGCATTGCCGTTTGTAGAAACACAGGCAGGGGATATTGGTGCATATATTCCAACCAACGTGATCTCAATTACGGACGGCCAAATCTTCTTGCAATCTGATTTGTTCTTCTCAGGTGTACGACCAGCTATCAACCCTGGACTTTCGGTATCTCGTGTTGGTGGTTCCGCACAAATTAAAGCAATGAAAAAAGTTGCTGGTACATTGCGTTTGGACTTGGCCTCGTTCCGTGAACTTGAATCATTTGCCCAATTTGGGTCAGATTTGGATAAAGCAACGAAAGCGAAGTTGGATCGTGGGGAACGGACGGTTGAAGTTCTGAAGCAAGGATTGCATAAACCATTGGCTGTTGAAAAACAGGTAATGATCATTTATGCATTAACAAAAGGTTTCCTTGATGATATTCCAGTGGAGGATGTCACCCGTTTTGAAGAAGAGTTCCATTTATGGCTGGATGAAAACCGCAAAGAATTACTGTCAGCAATTCATGACACTGGAAAACAACAAGATACAGAGGCTATGAATGATGCGGTTGAATCATTTAAGAAAACATTTTTACCTAGCGATAAATAG
- a CDS encoding YwmB family TATA-box binding protein translates to MKKTGLLLVLLLALITKATIGYTQAADDEMIDLATIVTKHDLTVENWQVTVREQMDRKNVNKLVKQLKNRYLVSTEKGENVIKYSFSGAHKVGGMTESFKVIVPTNTRYHSEVIAEISGDHWDRTIKQGYIRRMNALPENMFTKNAQVFTCLTTENNGTISSDYFLKELAKDLNIRQISTQTDSIKHSTVNKIIYGYTPLWDRNIKIMDEKVNVQVAINNNNEKPKLTIGTPILITEY, encoded by the coding sequence ATGAAGAAAACTGGACTCTTGCTTGTTTTATTACTAGCACTAATAACCAAAGCTACGATTGGATATACACAAGCCGCAGACGATGAAATGATAGATTTGGCAACCATTGTTACGAAGCACGATTTAACCGTAGAAAACTGGCAGGTAACGGTCAGAGAACAGATGGACCGGAAAAATGTGAACAAATTAGTAAAACAATTAAAAAATAGGTATTTAGTCTCTACAGAAAAAGGCGAAAACGTTATAAAATATTCATTTAGTGGTGCTCATAAAGTAGGGGGGATGACCGAATCGTTTAAAGTGATTGTACCGACTAATACAAGGTATCATTCCGAGGTAATAGCGGAAATTAGCGGGGATCACTGGGATCGGACAATCAAACAAGGTTACATAAGGAGAATGAATGCACTCCCCGAGAATATGTTCACAAAAAATGCACAGGTATTTACTTGTCTTACAACAGAAAATAATGGTACAATAAGTAGTGATTATTTTTTAAAGGAATTAGCGAAGGACTTAAACATTCGTCAAATTTCGACACAAACGGATTCCATTAAACATTCGACGGTTAATAAAATTATTTACGGGTATACACCATTATGGGACCGGAACATCAAAATAATGGATGAAAAAGTGAATGTTCAAGTGGCAATCAACAATAATAACGAAAAGCCGAAATTAACGATTGGAACACCTATCTTGATAACTGAATATTAA
- a CDS encoding F0F1 ATP synthase subunit epsilon: protein MKTLTVSVVTPDGPVLEDSYEMVSCKAENGELGILAGHIPLVAPLTISAVRLKNGNNVERLAVNGGFLEVRPDRVTILAQSAERPSDIDVERAERAKTRAEQRLQSKQDEIDFQRAELALKRASNRLSIAR from the coding sequence TTGAAAACACTAACGGTGAGTGTTGTTACTCCTGATGGTCCAGTTTTGGAAGATAGTTATGAGATGGTTAGCTGTAAAGCTGAAAACGGAGAACTTGGTATTTTAGCGGGCCATATTCCATTAGTCGCTCCGTTGACGATCAGTGCAGTACGCTTGAAAAACGGCAATAATGTAGAACGGTTGGCGGTTAATGGCGGTTTTTTAGAGGTTCGTCCGGATCGGGTGACCATTCTTGCCCAGTCTGCCGAGCGACCTTCTGATATCGATGTCGAACGCGCTGAACGTGCCAAAACACGAGCAGAGCAACGTCTTCAGTCCAAACAGGATGAAATTGACTTCCAACGGGCAGAATTAGCACTCAAACGAGCATCCAACCGATTGAGCATTGCTCGTTAA